From the genome of Bacteroidota bacterium:
GTAAATTTACTAATATAAATATAGCTAAAACGAAGCAGATACTCTAATTATATATTATCCGGATCAGTTGAGGCATTTTCACTTATATCGGTTTGCATCTGAAAAGTATTTTTAAACAGCGTATTGTAAATATCTTCTACAAGAGCTTCTGACAAACCCAACTCTGCACCTTTTAAAACTCTCGTTTTAAGAATTTCGTTAAGCCTTTTTATCTCAAATGAACTTACATTATTCTTACTTTTAAAGTCTTCGATTTCCTTTACGGCCTTTACTCTTGTAGAAAGTATCTGAAGAAATTGTTCATCAATATCATTAAGGTTTTCTCTGAGTTCCGATAAATGGCCAAGATATTTCTCATCTCCTGTGGTTTCGGGTTTAAAACAGAGTCTGTTCATTATATCATCAAGATTTGAAGGAGTAATCTGCTGAGCGGCATCGCTTAATGCCACATCCGGATTATTATGGGTTTCAATTATAAAACCATCAAAATTCAGATCTAACGAAGTTTGACAAATCTTAGCAATAAGATCCCTGCGTCCGGCAATATGACTCGGATCGGTTATTATTGGCATATCAGGATATAGGCGCATGAGCTCAACTGCCACACTCCACGAAGGAATATTTCGAAAAGGAGCTGAGTTTGATGAGAAAAATCCACGGTGAATAGCTCCGATATTATTCAAGCCTACCTGAGAAAATCGTTCAATAGCTCCATCCCAAAGAGCAATCTCTTCGTGAATAGGGTTTTTTATAAAAACAGGGATATCCGCTCCCCTTAATGATTCCGATAACTCCTGAACAAGAAAAGGATTAACCGTAGTCCTGGCTCCTATCCACAAAACATCAATATTATGTTTTAGTGCCTGTTCAACATGAAAAGTACTCGCTACTTCGGTAGATACCAATAAACCGGTTTCTTCTTTCACTTTTTCAAGCCACGGCAATGCTGTTACCCCGATCCCGTCAAATGATCCCGGTCTTGTACGTGGTTTCCAAACTCCTGCTCTGAATATAGATGTTTTACCCGATTGAGCTATTTGACGTGCAGTATTTAAAACCTGCATTTCACTTTCGGCACTACAGGGACCTGCAATTAACAGTGGTGAGTCTTTCCTTTCCCACCAATCAGACAGGTTATTTTGTTTTGTTATTTGCATCTTTGAATTTGATTTAACTCAAAGTTAAACAAATGAGAATAATTGTAGATAAAATGTACCGACAATTTCTATTTTGTGCTTTTTCCTTCTACAATCACGACCATCTCCCCTTTTGGGGCTTTACTATCGAAATGCTGTATTAATTCTTCAACACTTCCTCTTAAAGTTTCTTCGTGAAGTTTTGTAATCTCTCTTGAGATACTTACTCTGCGTTCTGCTCCAAAATAGGTGGCAAAATCTTTAAGTGTTTTAATTATTTTATGAGGAGATTCGTAGATTATCATGGTACGGCTTTCTTCAGCCAGAACCTTAAACCT
Proteins encoded in this window:
- a CDS encoding chorismate mutase, whose amino-acid sequence is MQITKQNNLSDWWERKDSPLLIAGPCSAESEMQVLNTARQIAQSGKTSIFRAGVWKPRTRPGSFDGIGVTALPWLEKVKEETGLLVSTEVASTFHVEQALKHNIDVLWIGARTTVNPFLVQELSESLRGADIPVFIKNPIHEEIALWDGAIERFSQVGLNNIGAIHRGFFSSNSAPFRNIPSWSVAVELMRLYPDMPIITDPSHIAGRRDLIAKICQTSLDLNFDGFIIETHNNPDVALSDAAQQITPSNLDDIMNRLCFKPETTGDEKYLGHLSELRENLNDIDEQFLQILSTRVKAVKEIEDFKSKNNVSSFEIKRLNEILKTRVLKGAELGLSEALVEDIYNTLFKNTFQMQTDISENASTDPDNI